From Bordetella flabilis, the proteins below share one genomic window:
- the malQ gene encoding 4-alpha-glucanotransferase, which translates to MTGEALSDDYSQALAQLADRAGIAVDWTDARGRPQRVQDDSLRALLHALELPAGTVEQLRESAGRLAHDDAPHDGLVIAETDAPIALSGTSERSFELLGENGETRGVVADSVQEGGVRLPPLQAPGYYRLRAGSHEWTLAVAPRHCPGIADVMQAGSPRAWGVAAQLYSLRRPHEANPARAAGLGDFTALAQFATAAASQGATAVAISPVHAMFAADPSRYSPYAPSSRLFLNTLYADPCAILGEQKVGAVLQSLGMGDEAMRLDDLPLIDWPAVARLRMKVMRRLYDDFRTDATPAQHADLQGFRVAGGEPLESHARFEALHARHLPPLGDAADWRHWPTDLRDPTGPGVRAWAHAHDKDVAFHIFLQWLAARGLEQAQHSARSAGMAIGLIGDLAVGTDPGGSHAWSRQADILGDLSPGAPPDVYNPLGQSWGLTAFSPRSLKRNGYAAFLEMLRAALAYTGGLRIDHVLALARMWLVPAGASPREGAYLRYPMDDMLRLVALEAWRHRAIIVGENLGTVPEGFNDRIERAGILGMSVLWFQREGWGDPTPFQAPQAWPRASVAMTSTHDLPTVTGWWDGTDIAWRSRLQLLAEDEAESSLYAQRDRDRGALWQAIRQAGCAAPDAPAEPPGEAPVEQALQFVGRAASPLVIVPAEDLVAVHEQPNMPGTIDQHPNWRRRLEANAAQLFDAEPVRRRVAALTHGRSTAS; encoded by the coding sequence ATGACAGGGGAAGCGCTGTCCGACGATTACAGCCAGGCGCTGGCGCAGTTGGCCGACCGCGCCGGCATCGCCGTCGATTGGACGGACGCGCGCGGGCGCCCGCAGCGCGTCCAGGACGATTCCCTGCGCGCCTTGCTGCATGCGCTGGAGCTGCCCGCCGGCACGGTCGAACAACTGCGCGAAAGCGCGGGGCGGCTGGCGCATGACGACGCGCCGCACGATGGCCTGGTGATCGCCGAAACGGATGCCCCCATCGCACTGTCGGGCACCTCCGAAAGGTCGTTCGAGCTGCTGGGCGAAAACGGCGAAACCCGTGGCGTGGTCGCGGACAGCGTGCAGGAAGGCGGGGTGCGCCTGCCCCCCCTCCAGGCCCCGGGATACTATCGCTTGCGCGCCGGCTCGCACGAATGGACGCTGGCCGTCGCGCCGCGTCACTGCCCCGGCATCGCGGACGTCATGCAGGCCGGCTCGCCGCGTGCCTGGGGCGTGGCCGCCCAGTTGTACAGCCTGCGCCGTCCCCATGAGGCGAACCCCGCGCGGGCCGCGGGCCTGGGCGATTTCACCGCGCTGGCGCAGTTCGCCACGGCCGCCGCCTCCCAGGGCGCCACGGCCGTCGCGATCAGCCCCGTGCACGCCATGTTCGCGGCCGACCCTTCGCGCTATAGCCCGTATGCCCCGTCCAGCCGTCTTTTCCTGAACACCCTCTACGCCGATCCCTGCGCCATCCTGGGCGAGCAAAAGGTAGGCGCGGTACTGCAATCGCTCGGCATGGGCGACGAGGCGATGCGGCTGGACGATCTGCCGCTGATCGATTGGCCCGCCGTTGCACGGCTGCGCATGAAGGTGATGCGACGGCTGTACGACGACTTCCGCACCGACGCGACACCGGCGCAGCACGCCGACTTGCAGGGCTTCCGGGTGGCCGGCGGCGAGCCGCTGGAAAGCCATGCGCGCTTCGAAGCGCTGCACGCCCGCCACCTGCCACCGCTAGGCGACGCCGCCGACTGGCGCCACTGGCCCACGGACCTGCGGGATCCCACGGGGCCCGGGGTGCGGGCCTGGGCCCACGCCCATGACAAGGACGTGGCCTTCCACATTTTCCTGCAATGGCTGGCCGCCCGGGGCCTGGAGCAGGCGCAGCACAGCGCGCGCTCGGCCGGCATGGCGATCGGCCTGATCGGCGACCTGGCCGTCGGCACGGACCCGGGCGGCAGCCATGCCTGGAGCCGCCAGGCCGATATCCTGGGCGACTTGTCGCCGGGTGCCCCGCCCGACGTCTACAACCCCTTGGGCCAAAGCTGGGGCCTGACCGCCTTCTCGCCGCGCTCGCTCAAGCGCAACGGCTATGCCGCGTTCCTGGAGATGCTGCGCGCGGCGCTCGCCTACACGGGCGGCTTGCGCATCGACCATGTCCTGGCGCTGGCGCGCATGTGGCTGGTGCCTGCCGGCGCATCGCCCAGGGAAGGGGCCTACCTGCGCTACCCGATGGACGACATGCTGCGGCTGGTCGCGCTCGAGGCGTGGCGCCACCGCGCGATCATCGTCGGAGAAAACCTGGGTACGGTGCCCGAAGGCTTCAACGACCGCATCGAGCGCGCCGGGATACTGGGGATGAGCGTGCTCTGGTTCCAGCGCGAGGGCTGGGGCGATCCCACCCCCTTCCAGGCGCCGCAGGCATGGCCGCGCGCCTCCGTGGCGATGACCTCCACGCATGATCTTCCGACGGTCACGGGCTGGTGGGACGGCACGGATATCGCGTGGCGCAGCCGGCTGCAACTGCTGGCCGAAGACGAGGCCGAGTCGTCCCTGTACGCGCAACGCGACCGCGACCGCGGCGCCCTCTGGCAGGCGATACGCCAGGCGGGCTGCGCGGCGCCGGACGCGCCGGCCGAACCGCCCGGCGAGGCGCCGGTCGAGCAGGCCTTGCAGTTCGTCGGCCGCGCGGCCTCGCCGCTGGTGATCGTCCCCGCCGAAGACCTGGTGGCCGTGCATGAACAGCCGAATATGCCTGGAACCATAGACCAGCATCCCAACTGGCGCCGACGGCTGGAGGCGAATGCCGCTCAACTGTTCGACGCGGAACCCGTACGCCGCCGCGTGGCGGCGCTGACGCATGGCCGGAGTACAGCATCATGA
- a CDS encoding FUSC family protein: MKLPSAEESLFSLKAFIGAMAALYLSMLIDLPRPFWAVTTAYIVAQPWAGAVRSKAVFRLGGTFFGCAAVVFLVPRLANYPLLMVLALSLWVGVCLYIAVLDRTPRSYLFMLAGYTAAMIGLPSVTAPETVFDIGLARVEEISAGIVCAMLAHSLILPRGIGPAVIGRLDQALRDARIWIQDALRGDTVSQSARDRRALANDITQLRLLSTHVPYDTGNIRWTARSVSAMQDRMAALTPTVSSLEDRLRALRALDRPLPAGLAPLLDDISAWIEAGPRGNGTGAQSLRDRAASLAPPIDADSDWCDLLMVSLTARLRELIDQCEQGFALRRDIQAGLSGAPTPIPRQAATSNRALHHDHGIALLSAISAGVAIGACCAFWIGTAWTNGATAALMAAIFSCFFASQDDPVPGIMQFLVYTVVSIPLSAVYLLVVLPSVHSFEMVALAMFPVCFACGIYIARPASTGKAMAIFFGFSGTLALHDTNTADIVSFLDTMIAQIIGVGAAAIVAALLRKISSEYSARRIQSANWRELAQLAEADRPPTGNGYAVRMLDRIGLLYTRLAVRGRHDEPVEEDTLLDLRIGHEIVELQRARRQLPVADAAIRPVLGCLAQWFRGRIHGRSAMPDVFLPRLDRALARVTSAPSSAPRERAIVSLVGLRRGLVPQAPPYGVGSGPGGIGQESLS, from the coding sequence ATGAAGCTGCCCAGCGCCGAGGAATCGCTGTTTTCGCTCAAGGCCTTCATCGGAGCGATGGCGGCCCTGTACCTGTCCATGCTCATCGACCTGCCTCGGCCTTTCTGGGCCGTGACGACCGCCTACATCGTGGCGCAGCCCTGGGCCGGCGCGGTGCGGTCCAAGGCGGTGTTCCGGCTGGGTGGCACCTTCTTCGGATGCGCGGCGGTGGTTTTCCTGGTGCCGCGCCTGGCCAACTATCCGCTGTTGATGGTCCTGGCCCTGTCCCTGTGGGTGGGGGTGTGCCTGTACATCGCCGTGCTGGACAGGACCCCGCGTTCCTATCTGTTCATGCTGGCCGGATATACCGCCGCCATGATCGGGCTGCCCAGCGTCACGGCGCCGGAAACGGTCTTCGACATCGGGCTGGCGCGGGTGGAGGAAATCAGCGCAGGCATTGTGTGCGCAATGCTCGCCCACAGCCTGATCCTGCCGCGCGGCATCGGGCCGGCCGTCATCGGGCGGCTGGACCAGGCGCTGCGCGATGCGCGCATCTGGATACAGGACGCCCTGAGGGGCGACACGGTTTCCCAAAGCGCCAGGGATCGCCGTGCCCTGGCCAACGACATCACGCAGTTGCGTCTGCTGTCGACCCACGTCCCTTATGACACGGGCAATATCCGCTGGACGGCGCGCTCGGTCTCGGCCATGCAGGATCGCATGGCGGCATTGACGCCGACCGTCTCGTCGCTGGAAGACCGTCTGCGCGCGCTGCGCGCGCTGGACCGCCCCCTGCCCGCCGGCCTGGCGCCGCTGCTGGACGATATCTCGGCGTGGATCGAAGCGGGTCCGCGCGGCAACGGTACGGGAGCGCAGTCCTTGCGAGACCGGGCGGCAAGCCTGGCGCCGCCGATCGACGCCGATTCCGATTGGTGCGATCTGCTCATGGTCAGCCTGACCGCCCGGCTACGCGAGTTGATCGACCAGTGCGAACAGGGTTTCGCCCTGCGCCGTGACATACAGGCCGGCCTGTCGGGCGCGCCCACGCCGATCCCGCGCCAGGCGGCGACGTCGAATCGCGCGCTGCACCACGACCATGGCATCGCGCTGCTGTCGGCGATATCGGCGGGCGTGGCCATCGGCGCATGCTGCGCTTTCTGGATAGGCACGGCCTGGACCAATGGCGCGACGGCGGCGCTCATGGCGGCCATTTTCAGCTGCTTCTTCGCCTCGCAGGACGACCCTGTGCCGGGCATCATGCAGTTCCTGGTCTACACGGTCGTCTCGATACCGCTGTCGGCGGTGTATCTGCTGGTGGTTCTGCCCAGCGTGCATTCCTTCGAGATGGTCGCCCTTGCGATGTTCCCGGTGTGCTTTGCCTGCGGCATCTACATCGCGCGGCCCGCCAGCACGGGCAAGGCCATGGCGATCTTCTTCGGTTTTTCCGGGACGCTGGCGCTGCACGACACCAACACGGCGGACATCGTGTCGTTCCTGGACACCATGATCGCCCAGATCATCGGTGTGGGCGCCGCCGCCATCGTCGCCGCCCTGCTGCGCAAGATCAGCTCCGAATACAGCGCGCGTCGCATCCAGTCCGCCAACTGGCGCGAACTGGCCCAACTTGCCGAAGCCGACCGCCCGCCCACGGGCAACGGCTACGCGGTACGTATGCTCGACCGCATCGGCCTGCTCTATACGCGGTTGGCGGTGCGCGGCCGGCACGACGAGCCGGTGGAGGAAGACACCCTGCTCGATCTGCGGATCGGCCACGAGATCGTCGAGCTGCAGCGCGCTCGGCGCCAGTTGCCCGTCGCGGATGCGGCCATCCGGCCGGTGCTGGGCTGCCTCGCGCAATGGTTTCGCGGACGCATCCACGGACGTTCCGCCATGCCGGACGTTTTCCTGCCTCGGCTGGACCGGGCCCTGGCGCGCGTGACGAGCGCCCCGTCCAGCGCACCGCGCGAACGGGCCATCGTGTCGCTGGTGGGCTTGCGCCGGGGCCTCGTTCCGCAGGCCCCGCCGTATGGCGTCGGATCGGGCCCGGGCGGTATCGGCCAGGAGAGCCTCTCATGA
- the ypfH gene encoding esterase, whose product MSSISDIESLPTQGEVRQLFILLHGVGGRPEDMQALAGAFRRAFPQAAIVTPAGFEPNDGPGGGRQWFSTRGIDEGNRPGRVARAMPPLVDYIRACQVRFHLLQSDTALAGFSQGAIMALEATAAHDGLAGRVLAFSGRYAAMPHCAPLYTTIHLLHGADDSVMPVAHARQAQARLDALHGDSTIDVATRVGHELHPALIDRAVLRLQTCVPLRSWEAALGLNQAAPAGTVLH is encoded by the coding sequence ATGAGTTCAATCAGCGATATCGAGTCCCTGCCCACGCAGGGGGAAGTGCGGCAACTGTTCATCCTGCTGCATGGGGTGGGCGGCCGGCCGGAAGACATGCAGGCCCTTGCCGGCGCCTTCCGGCGCGCGTTTCCCCAGGCCGCCATTGTGACGCCGGCGGGCTTCGAGCCGAACGATGGGCCGGGGGGCGGCCGCCAATGGTTTTCCACGCGTGGCATCGACGAGGGCAATCGCCCCGGGCGCGTGGCGCGCGCGATGCCGCCCCTGGTCGATTACATCCGGGCCTGCCAGGTGCGCTTTCATCTGCTGCAGAGCGATACGGCGCTGGCCGGGTTTTCCCAGGGAGCCATCATGGCGCTGGAAGCCACGGCGGCGCACGACGGCCTGGCCGGGCGTGTACTGGCCTTTTCCGGACGGTACGCGGCCATGCCGCATTGCGCGCCCCTGTACACCACCATTCATCTGCTGCATGGGGCCGATGACAGCGTCATGCCGGTGGCGCATGCCCGGCAGGCACAGGCGCGGCTCGACGCCTTGCATGGCGATTCCACCATCGACGTGGCCACGCGCGTGGGCCACGAATTGCATCCCGCCCTGATCGACCGGGCCGTGCTGCGCCTGCAGACATGCGTACCCTTGCGCAGTTGGGAAGCCGCGCTGGGATTGAACCAGGCCGCGCCCGCGGGAACCGTGCTGCACTAG
- a CDS encoding efflux transporter outer membrane subunit, whose product MSRAATSMTTARGLVCTVLVAALGACTTVGPDYHVPADAVAQRPAASAAFLGAEDNAAFLDAAVPGRWWQLYDDPALNGLVAKALAANTDLRVAAANLERADAVVREAQAQTRPGATLNASPTFGHVSGIQELAPDYRPPDQWSYSGSAGISYQVDLVGQIRRAIEAAGADRDAAQAAYDATRAAVAAQTTRAYTTACAAGMQLQSAQHSVDVQAESVRAAERLQRLGRGTTLDVTRARSQLEQLRANLPPLQGQRRTALFQLATLTGDTPAQFPPQLDHCFAVPLLKQPIPVGDGAALLRRRADIRQAERNLAASTARIGVATADLYPRITLGVSAASAGPASLFGQASTFAWSAGPLISWTIPNTGAVQARIAEAEAGTRAAYARFDAAVLNALRETESALEVYARELDRHAALQAARDQSAEAAGQARTLYQYGKTDYLTVLDAERTLASNESALAASQAQLASDQITLFLALGGGWQTGETPDTVR is encoded by the coding sequence ATGTCGCGCGCAGCCACCAGCATGACCACGGCGCGCGGGCTGGTTTGCACCGTCCTGGTCGCGGCGTTGGGCGCCTGCACGACGGTCGGCCCGGACTACCACGTACCGGCGGACGCGGTCGCGCAGCGCCCCGCTGCCTCCGCCGCCTTCCTGGGCGCCGAAGACAACGCCGCATTTCTGGATGCCGCCGTGCCGGGCCGGTGGTGGCAGCTTTACGACGATCCGGCGCTCAACGGCCTGGTGGCCAAGGCACTGGCAGCCAATACCGATCTTCGCGTGGCTGCCGCCAACCTGGAACGCGCCGACGCGGTCGTGCGCGAAGCGCAGGCGCAGACACGCCCCGGCGCCACGCTTAATGCGTCGCCGACGTTTGGGCATGTGTCGGGAATACAGGAACTGGCGCCCGACTATCGTCCGCCAGACCAATGGTCATACAGCGGCAGCGCCGGCATTTCGTATCAGGTCGACCTGGTAGGCCAGATCCGGCGCGCGATTGAAGCGGCGGGCGCCGATCGCGACGCGGCCCAGGCCGCCTACGATGCCACACGCGCCGCCGTCGCCGCACAGACGACGCGGGCCTACACCACGGCCTGCGCCGCCGGCATGCAGCTGCAGTCGGCACAACATTCCGTCGACGTGCAGGCCGAATCGGTGCGCGCCGCCGAACGACTGCAACGCCTGGGGCGCGGCACCACGCTGGACGTGACGCGCGCGCGCAGCCAGCTCGAGCAACTGCGCGCCAATCTGCCGCCTTTGCAGGGGCAGCGCCGTACGGCGCTGTTCCAACTGGCGACGCTGACGGGCGACACACCGGCGCAGTTTCCCCCGCAACTGGACCATTGCTTCGCCGTGCCGCTCCTCAAGCAGCCCATTCCCGTGGGCGATGGCGCCGCCCTGCTGCGGCGCCGTGCCGACATCCGGCAGGCCGAACGCAATCTGGCGGCGTCCACCGCCCGTATCGGCGTGGCGACGGCGGACCTGTATCCCAGGATCACCCTGGGCGTGTCGGCGGCGTCCGCCGGGCCGGCGTCGCTGTTCGGCCAGGCCAGCACCTTCGCCTGGAGCGCCGGCCCGCTGATCTCCTGGACGATCCCGAACACTGGTGCGGTGCAGGCGCGCATCGCCGAAGCCGAAGCCGGCACGCGCGCCGCCTATGCGCGCTTCGACGCCGCCGTACTGAACGCCTTGCGCGAAACCGAGAGCGCGCTGGAAGTCTATGCGCGCGAGCTGGATCGCCATGCGGCCTTGCAGGCCGCGCGGGACCAGAGCGCCGAGGCGGCCGGACAGGCGCGCACCTTGTACCAATACGGCAAGACCGATTATCTGACGGTGCTGGACGCCGAACGCACGCTGGCCAGCAACGAAAGCGCGCTGGCGGCGTCGCAGGCGCAGTTGGCCAGCGACCAGATCACCCTCTTCCTTGCCTTGGGCGGCGGCTGGCAGACCGGCGAAACGCCGGATACGGTGCGTTGA
- a CDS encoding DUF1656 domain-containing protein, whose product MIGEISLYGIYFPWLLVLAVLTLGLSWSVRRLLALTGVYRLVWHPALFDLALYVVLLYGMVCLSPLIFSR is encoded by the coding sequence ATGATTGGCGAAATCAGCCTGTACGGCATCTATTTTCCGTGGCTGCTGGTGCTCGCCGTCCTGACGCTGGGCCTGTCCTGGTCGGTACGCCGTCTGCTCGCCTTGACGGGGGTTTATCGCCTCGTCTGGCATCCGGCCCTGTTCGACCTGGCGCTATACGTCGTACTGCTCTACGGCATGGTGTGTCTTTCACCCCTTATTTTTTCGAGATAG
- the treY gene encoding malto-oligosyltrehalose synthase, translated as MTAPRATVRLQLHSGFTLDDARDWVPYFARLGISHVYTSPITRARAGSMHGYDVLDHTQVNPELGGEKALRALVARLREFDMGLIVDIVPNHMATSTDNPWWRSVLESGQSSPHAEWFDIAWEFVDPELRGKVLAPFLGKPYGEALEGGDLKLAHDAESGRFYLDVYGTSYPLCPESLRAANLTDPATLGDYDAASESGRQRLHELLERQHYRLAWWRAAPEEINWRRFFEISDLIGVRVDRPEVFDAVHALTLRFYEEGLIDGVRVDHVDGLSDPIGYCARLREALAERTPRRPAGLPALDPYLVVEKILADDETLDERWKVDGTTGYDFLSQVSAVLHDPAGEATLTELWERVSRDGRPFAAVAAEARDLMLLRHFPAERFAAARALHRVARMDLHTRDWGESAILRVLWQLLAVFPVYRTYADDHGWHHMDRVRFEHAATQAHARIRLDRDGDDAPLLDLMTGWLGAEAPEAFEPAQRDARREAIRRFQQLTPPLTAKSLEDTAFYRYGRLLSRNEVGADPGIFSMPVDVFHRRCAARGRHFPRAMVATATHDHKRGEDTRSRLAVLSEFPGLWADTVQTWMSRHAPATYNGTGVLAPHPADLYMLLQCLVGAWPLSLRPDDEAGLRAFGDRVSAWQQKSLREAKLRTSWVVPDAEYEAACEQTLRSLLQPGTDPGTPACEIAAFVARIAPAGIVNSLAQTVLRMTVPGVPDLYQGTEFWDFSLVDPDNRAPVDYAARAAALDAPDATDPEALLADWRSGRLKQAVVRGALAARRARPDIFELGGHVPLPVLGTRGDRVLAFVRCVQDRCVFTLVPRLCAQGLRTENGDDPDAPPTALPRIDPAFWETTAVVLPHRYAGATLRDALSGRERRVGADSILPLAEALADFPVAVLVDR; from the coding sequence ATGACCGCACCACGCGCCACCGTACGATTGCAGCTGCATAGCGGCTTCACCCTGGACGATGCCCGGGACTGGGTACCTTATTTCGCCCGGCTGGGCATCAGCCACGTCTACACCTCGCCGATCACCCGGGCACGCGCCGGCTCCATGCACGGCTACGACGTGCTCGACCACACCCAGGTCAATCCCGAGCTGGGCGGCGAGAAGGCACTACGCGCGCTGGTGGCGCGGCTGCGCGAATTCGATATGGGCCTGATCGTCGACATCGTGCCCAACCACATGGCGACCAGCACGGACAACCCGTGGTGGCGCAGCGTGCTGGAATCCGGGCAGTCCAGTCCGCACGCGGAGTGGTTCGACATCGCCTGGGAATTCGTCGATCCGGAATTGCGCGGCAAGGTGCTCGCGCCGTTCCTCGGCAAACCGTATGGCGAGGCGCTGGAAGGCGGCGACCTCAAGCTGGCCCACGACGCCGAGAGCGGCCGCTTCTATCTGGACGTCTACGGCACATCCTATCCTTTGTGCCCGGAAAGCCTGCGCGCCGCGAACCTGACCGATCCGGCGACGCTGGGCGACTACGACGCGGCGTCCGAATCCGGACGTCAACGCCTGCACGAATTGCTGGAGCGACAGCACTACCGCCTGGCGTGGTGGCGCGCGGCGCCGGAGGAAATCAACTGGCGCCGCTTCTTCGAGATCAGCGACCTGATCGGCGTGCGGGTGGACCGGCCGGAAGTCTTCGATGCGGTCCACGCGCTGACGCTGCGCTTCTACGAGGAAGGGCTGATAGACGGCGTACGGGTCGACCATGTCGACGGATTGAGCGATCCCATCGGCTATTGCGCCCGGCTGCGCGAGGCCCTTGCGGAGCGGACGCCGCGGCGCCCTGCCGGCCTGCCCGCGCTCGATCCCTATCTGGTCGTGGAAAAAATCCTGGCCGACGACGAAACGCTGGACGAACGCTGGAAGGTGGATGGCACCACCGGCTATGACTTCCTGAGCCAGGTCAGCGCCGTGCTGCACGACCCGGCCGGCGAAGCCACCCTGACCGAACTATGGGAACGCGTATCACGCGACGGGCGTCCTTTCGCCGCCGTCGCGGCCGAGGCGCGCGACCTGATGCTGCTGCGGCACTTCCCCGCCGAACGCTTCGCCGCGGCGCGCGCCCTGCATCGCGTGGCGCGCATGGACCTCCACACGCGTGACTGGGGCGAGTCCGCCATACTGCGCGTGCTTTGGCAATTGCTGGCGGTCTTCCCGGTGTATCGCACCTACGCCGACGACCACGGCTGGCACCACATGGACCGTGTCCGCTTCGAACACGCCGCCACGCAGGCCCACGCGCGCATCCGCCTGGACCGCGATGGCGACGATGCCCCCTTGCTCGACCTGATGACGGGATGGCTGGGCGCCGAGGCGCCCGAAGCGTTCGAGCCCGCCCAACGCGATGCGCGCCGCGAGGCCATCCGGCGCTTCCAGCAACTGACCCCGCCGCTGACGGCCAAGTCCCTGGAGGATACCGCCTTCTATCGCTATGGGCGCCTGCTCTCGCGCAACGAAGTGGGCGCCGATCCGGGGATCTTCAGCATGCCGGTGGACGTCTTCCACCGTCGCTGCGCCGCGCGCGGACGCCATTTCCCGCGCGCCATGGTGGCCACGGCCACGCACGACCACAAGCGCGGCGAGGACACGCGGTCGCGCCTGGCGGTACTGAGCGAATTCCCCGGCCTGTGGGCCGACACGGTGCAGACCTGGATGAGCCGGCATGCGCCGGCCACCTACAACGGCACGGGCGTCCTGGCGCCCCATCCCGCCGATCTGTACATGCTGCTTCAATGCCTGGTGGGGGCATGGCCCCTGTCGCTGCGGCCGGACGACGAAGCCGGACTGCGTGCCTTCGGCGACCGCGTTTCGGCATGGCAGCAGAAATCGTTGCGCGAAGCGAAGCTGCGCACCAGCTGGGTGGTGCCGGACGCGGAATACGAGGCCGCCTGCGAACAGACGCTGCGCAGCCTGCTGCAACCGGGGACCGACCCCGGCACGCCCGCTTGCGAGATCGCGGCTTTCGTCGCGCGCATCGCGCCGGCGGGCATCGTCAATAGCCTCGCGCAGACGGTCTTGCGCATGACGGTGCCCGGCGTGCCGGACCTCTACCAAGGCACGGAGTTCTGGGATTTCAGCCTGGTCGATCCGGATAACCGCGCACCGGTGGACTACGCCGCCCGCGCGGCCGCCCTGGATGCGCCCGATGCCACCGATCCGGAGGCCCTGCTGGCGGACTGGCGCAGTGGCCGCCTTAAGCAGGCCGTGGTGCGCGGCGCGCTGGCGGCGCGGCGTGCCCGACCGGACATATTCGAACTGGGCGGCCATGTGCCGCTGCCGGTTCTGGGCACGCGCGGGGACCGCGTGCTGGCATTCGTGCGCTGCGTGCAGGACCGGTGCGTCTTCACGCTGGTGCCGCGCCTGTGCGCCCAGGGACTGCGCACCGAAAATGGCGACGATCCCGACGCCCCGCCGACCGCGCTGCCGCGCATCGATCCTGCCTTCTGGGAAACCACCGCGGTCGTCCTGCCTCACCGCTACGCGGGTGCGACGCTGCGGGACGCCCTCAGCGGACGGGAACGCCGCGTGGGCGCGGACAGCATCCTGCCCCTGGCTGAAGCCCTGGCGGATTTCCCCGTCGCGGTGCTGGTCGACCGCTGA
- a CDS encoding HlyD family secretion protein, with the protein MKLPFTLGPLALARFAVTALLVLAAVFAGWRLWAHYELEPWTRDGRVKAYVVQVAPDVSGLVTAVPVHDNQDVKAGDVLFEIDRARFQLAFDQARAAVGSQTVALDQATRDARRNRELGQLVSAEIREQSQTRVEQAQAALAQARVTLDVARLNLERSRVVAATDGRVTNLDLRVGAYAAAGRPVMALVDATSFYVEGYFEETKLPRIHEGEGVTVALMGDPRTLSGHVESIAMGIADRDRSTAANMLPNVNPNFNWVRLAQRIPVRVHIDHVPPGVRLVAGQTATVSVNDATQRMADASAPSSRPAEPSPLAMPMAHPTRDGGW; encoded by the coding sequence ATGAAGCTCCCCTTCACCCTGGGCCCGCTCGCGCTGGCCAGGTTCGCCGTCACCGCGTTGCTGGTGCTTGCCGCCGTGTTCGCCGGCTGGCGCCTCTGGGCGCATTACGAGCTGGAACCGTGGACGCGCGATGGCCGTGTCAAAGCCTATGTCGTGCAGGTAGCTCCGGACGTATCCGGCCTGGTCACCGCCGTGCCCGTGCATGACAATCAGGACGTCAAGGCCGGCGATGTGCTGTTCGAGATCGATCGCGCGCGCTTCCAGCTCGCCTTCGACCAGGCCAGGGCCGCGGTCGGATCGCAAACGGTGGCGCTGGACCAGGCCACGCGCGACGCGCGACGCAACCGCGAACTGGGCCAGTTGGTGTCCGCCGAGATCCGCGAACAAAGCCAGACACGGGTGGAACAGGCGCAGGCTGCGCTGGCGCAGGCCAGGGTCACGCTGGATGTCGCGCGCCTGAACCTGGAACGCAGCCGCGTGGTGGCGGCCACCGATGGCCGCGTGACGAATCTGGACCTGCGCGTGGGTGCCTACGCGGCGGCCGGTCGTCCGGTCATGGCCCTGGTCGACGCGACATCCTTCTACGTGGAAGGTTATTTCGAGGAAACCAAGCTGCCGCGCATACATGAAGGCGAGGGTGTGACGGTAGCCCTGATGGGCGACCCACGGACGCTGAGCGGCCATGTGGAAAGCATCGCCATGGGCATCGCGGACCGAGACCGCAGCACGGCCGCCAACATGCTGCCCAACGTGAATCCCAACTTCAACTGGGTACGCCTGGCGCAGCGCATTCCGGTGCGCGTGCATATCGACCATGTTCCGCCGGGTGTCCGCCTGGTCGCGGGCCAGACGGCCACGGTGTCGGTGAACGACGCCACGCAGCGGATGGCGGACGCGAGCGCGCCGTCCTCTCGCCCCGCAGAGCCATCGCCGCTGGCGATGCCCATGGCGCACCCCACGCGCGACGGAGGATGGTGA
- a CDS encoding MarR family winged helix-turn-helix transcriptional regulator, which produces MKKPSDPSLSALIGHLLVVHRAYRAAADKALADYGLSQATAWPVIWTGRLGDGVRQGVLAEAMGVEGPSLVRLLDQLVAAGLIERREDALDRRAKTLHLTQAGHALREQVEGMLGQLRRQVFEGVDAADIEACIRVFESIKSSLARIQSIPTPPQAARREPPQ; this is translated from the coding sequence ATGAAAAAGCCCTCCGACCCTTCCCTGTCCGCCCTGATTGGCCATCTCCTCGTCGTTCACCGCGCCTATCGCGCAGCGGCAGACAAGGCCCTGGCCGACTACGGCCTGTCGCAGGCCACGGCATGGCCCGTCATCTGGACGGGCCGCCTGGGAGACGGCGTGCGCCAGGGCGTGCTGGCCGAAGCCATGGGGGTCGAAGGTCCTTCGCTCGTCCGGCTCCTGGACCAGCTCGTCGCGGCGGGCCTCATCGAGCGCCGCGAGGACGCGCTGGACCGCCGCGCCAAAACCCTGCACCTGACGCAAGCGGGCCACGCCCTGCGTGAACAGGTCGAGGGCATGCTGGGGCAACTGCGGCGGCAAGTGTTCGAAGGCGTGGACGCGGCGGATATCGAAGCGTGTATCCGCGTCTTCGAAAGCATCAAGTCGTCGCTGGCCCGCATCCAGTCCATCCCCACGCCGCCGCAGGCGGCACGGCGCGAGCCCCCGCAATGA